Proteins encoded within one genomic window of Companilactobacillus zhachilii:
- a CDS encoding type I restriction endonuclease subunit R encodes MSLETNELAFENNLIDYLVNLGGTKQWDYLPEIKTTEDLWENFKNIVEQHNQDRLDGKLSDAEFKQIKVIIGQLETPYQAGQFLYGMNGISQVEVDLDNGKHVYLKIFDQDNIGAGDTIYQIVNQIERPAVIPGRKARRFDTTLLINGLPIIQIEEKADGHDAKEALNQMHQYIEENQYSDIFSTLQILVAITPHDSRYMANSTADKFNTDFAFRWQKADDNKPVFDWREFANNMLSIPMSHQMATNYMILDGTPKHQMIKVMRPYQVYATQRVIRKIRQHTFGIDDQGVGYVWHTTGSGKTISSFKAAWLASRLPNVDKVVFLVDRVALTNQTVDEYKAYDPENTEESNGGVVTDTSNRWVLERKLNKKGNGIIVTSTQKMDSIVRTNNFKPVNKNIVFIVDEAHRSTSGEMLQRIKDGFRKSAWIGYTGTPVFDTYPTTKQVFGDLIHAYTIRDAIADKNVLGFKVDFETTLSDSVLKDQYLPAYFKSRYPSMSEQDIDMRIDNMADEDMDDTVEPSVYDNNPKHIELVVKDIIKNWNKRSRNGEYNALFTTHVGGGKASTPMAMAYYDEFKKQNADLENPLRVGITFSQDTSNSDKQRENNGSLRKIMNDYNEEFGTSFDDTQVKEYTAQVVSRLNRTIDDGKYFDIVIVVDQLLTGFNAPQLNTLYVDRTLQGAALIQAYSRTNRVYDMQTKPFGRIVNYRWPHHTEILMKKALAMYANRDSAQGAGDPEPPADVFVPPVEETKKELKKTVKQLADYSSNFTRVPDDDNKVKEMYSSLRKYNHLMSMIKQDVSYDEEHPDKLLGELGMSIDKEEVLTTTIKNEVKQRIALIDHVDVSQVDLQMEHVKAIKVNYDYLEELIADLMNQYHDADLDSANKTATEIKNISDKVDNRKYAGQINQFTKDVLNGNVSFNNYPVNQKDIKNLVSTHNDMRLRNEIFDYKKDWGLADIDSSQTVNKIVLSHIKNADDLNINGVLDEIVKEGTTVYTTDAESSRVKKLSKIKYRTHLRRSFKEFADQMVEKY; translated from the coding sequence ATGAGTTTGGAAACTAATGAATTGGCTTTTGAAAATAATTTGATTGATTATTTGGTCAACCTAGGTGGAACAAAACAATGGGATTATTTGCCGGAGATAAAGACTACTGAAGATCTATGGGAAAATTTCAAAAATATCGTTGAACAGCATAACCAAGATCGGTTGGATGGTAAATTGTCTGATGCGGAATTTAAACAAATAAAAGTTATCATTGGACAGCTGGAGACTCCATACCAAGCTGGTCAATTCTTATATGGCATGAACGGTATTTCACAAGTAGAAGTTGATTTAGATAATGGTAAACATGTGTATTTGAAAATTTTTGATCAAGATAATATTGGAGCCGGAGACACAATCTATCAAATTGTAAATCAGATTGAAAGGCCAGCTGTTATTCCGGGGAGAAAAGCTCGAAGATTTGATACGACGTTATTGATTAATGGATTGCCAATTATTCAAATAGAAGAAAAGGCTGATGGACATGATGCTAAAGAGGCTTTGAATCAGATGCATCAGTATATCGAAGAGAATCAGTATTCAGATATCTTTTCAACACTACAAATATTAGTAGCAATCACACCACACGATAGTCGCTACATGGCAAATTCAACTGCAGATAAATTTAATACCGATTTTGCCTTTCGTTGGCAAAAGGCTGATGATAACAAACCGGTATTTGACTGGCGAGAGTTTGCTAATAACATGTTATCCATTCCAATGTCACATCAAATGGCAACAAATTATATGATCTTGGACGGAACCCCAAAACATCAAATGATTAAGGTAATGCGTCCTTATCAAGTTTATGCGACTCAAAGAGTCATCAGAAAAATTAGACAGCATACCTTTGGAATTGATGATCAGGGCGTAGGATATGTTTGGCATACAACTGGTTCTGGTAAAACAATTAGTTCTTTTAAGGCTGCATGGTTAGCTTCAAGATTACCTAATGTGGATAAAGTAGTCTTCTTGGTGGATCGTGTTGCATTGACGAATCAGACGGTTGACGAATATAAAGCGTATGATCCTGAAAATACTGAGGAAAGTAATGGTGGAGTTGTAACTGATACAAGTAACCGTTGGGTTTTGGAAAGAAAACTTAATAAAAAAGGTAATGGAATTATTGTTACATCTACCCAAAAGATGGATTCGATAGTTAGAACTAATAATTTTAAACCAGTTAATAAAAACATTGTGTTTATCGTCGATGAGGCTCATCGTTCAACCTCGGGAGAAATGTTACAACGAATCAAGGATGGCTTTAGAAAATCAGCTTGGATTGGCTATACTGGTACACCTGTTTTCGACACCTATCCAACCACTAAACAGGTTTTTGGGGATTTGATTCATGCTTATACAATTAGGGATGCAATTGCAGATAAAAATGTTTTAGGATTTAAAGTAGATTTTGAAACAACTTTATCTGATTCGGTTTTAAAGGATCAATATCTTCCTGCTTATTTCAAGTCTCGCTATCCGTCAATGTCTGAACAAGATATTGATATGCGTATTGATAATATGGCCGATGAAGATATGGACGATACTGTGGAACCGTCTGTTTACGACAATAATCCTAAACATATTGAATTGGTAGTTAAAGATATTATTAAGAACTGGAATAAGCGTTCCCGTAATGGTGAGTATAATGCCTTGTTTACGACTCATGTAGGTGGTGGAAAAGCATCAACACCTATGGCAATGGCATATTACGATGAATTTAAAAAACAAAATGCTGATTTGGAAAATCCGTTGCGAGTGGGTATTACATTTAGTCAAGATACATCAAATAGTGATAAACAGCGGGAAAATAATGGATCCTTACGTAAAATTATGAATGACTACAATGAAGAGTTTGGTACTAGCTTTGATGATACTCAGGTTAAGGAATATACAGCTCAAGTCGTCTCAAGATTGAATCGAACAATTGATGATGGTAAGTATTTTGATATTGTCATTGTTGTTGATCAATTATTGACGGGCTTTAATGCTCCGCAGCTGAATACGTTGTACGTTGATAGAACATTACAAGGAGCAGCCCTAATTCAAGCATATTCCAGAACCAATCGTGTTTACGATATGCAGACTAAACCGTTCGGACGGATTGTTAATTATCGTTGGCCACATCATACTGAAATATTAATGAAGAAAGCTTTAGCCATGTATGCCAATCGAGATTCTGCCCAAGGGGCAGGAGATCCTGAACCTCCGGCAGATGTATTTGTTCCTCCTGTTGAAGAAACAAAGAAAGAATTAAAGAAAACAGTTAAGCAATTGGCAGACTATTCAAGTAACTTTACTAGAGTTCCTGATGATGATAATAAGGTTAAAGAAATGTACTCTAGTTTACGAAAGTATAATCATCTTATGTCGATGATTAAACAAGATGTTAGTTATGATGAAGAACATCCCGACAAGTTATTAGGTGAGTTGGGGATGTCAATTGATAAAGAAGAGGTTTTGACAACAACTATTAAAAATGAAGTTAAACAAAGAATAGCCCTCATAGATCATGTCGATGTTTCGCAAGTTGATTTACAGATGGAGCATGTGAAAGCGATTAAAGTGAATTACGATTACCTTGAAGAACTAATTGCTGACTTGATGAATCAGTATCATGATGCTGACTTAGACTCGGCTAATAAAACAGCTACCGAAATTAAAAATATTTCTGATAAGGTTGATAACCGTAAATATGCAGGTCAAATCAATCAATTCACTAAAGATGTTTTAAACGGAAACGTATCATTTAATAATTATCCGGTTAATCAAAAAGATATTAAAAATTTAGTATCCACTCATAACGATATGCGATTGAGAAATGAGATTTTTGATTATAAAAAAGATTGGGGGTTAGCAGATATTGATTCTTCCCAGACTGTAAATAAGATTGTCCTAAGCCACATTAAAAATGCCGATGATTTAAATATTAACGGTGTCCTAGATGAAATTGTTAAAGAAGGAACAACCGTTTATACAACAGATGCCGAGTCATCAAGAGTTAAGAAATTATCAAAAATTAAATATAGAACTCATTTGAGAAGAAGTTTTAAAGAATTTGCTGATCAAATGGTAGAGAAGTACTAG
- a CDS encoding type I restriction-modification system subunit M: MSKAQEITSQIWEMANRLRSNMDASEYRNYILGFMFYRYLSEHQEERMVQNDLLDIADGQSVNDAYAEQAGGDDLSDYLEELADSLGYAIAPQYTWQTIVDKVNNNSIAPSDFQDMLDDFNHNVDLNTNAKQDFHGVFADMNLGNSRLGQTTAARAKALTEIVNLVDEVEYKDDDGHDILGDIYEYLIAQFAGNSGKKAGEFYTPHQVSEVLAKLVTQGLDPKEDKPSVYDFACGSGSLLLTVQEQIKNRRLFYYGQELNTTTYNLARMNLMMHDVSYMNMDLRNADTLESDWPDGIDAQGVDHPRSFDMVVANPPYSAHWDNNDNKMKDPRFKDYGGLAPKTKADYAFLLHGLYHLSSKGTMAIVLPHGVLFRGAKEEKIRRALLDKNQIDAIIGLPAGLFYSTGIPTVVMVLKKNKTNKDVLFIDASNNFEKGKNQNILRAEDIDKIMDTYNERKDVDKYAHVADFKEIEENDYNLNIPRYVDTFEPEPEIDLGEITKEIKENNKKIEENKKELLSMMKELTSSDEKTMNDLNDFISMLNDEVNHNG; this comes from the coding sequence ATGAGTAAAGCGCAAGAGATTACTAGTCAAATTTGGGAGATGGCCAACCGTCTTCGTAGCAATATGGATGCCAGTGAATATAGAAACTATATTCTGGGATTTATGTTTTATCGTTACTTGTCAGAACATCAAGAAGAGCGAATGGTTCAAAACGATTTGCTAGATATTGCTGATGGTCAAAGTGTGAACGATGCATATGCTGAACAAGCTGGTGGGGATGATTTAAGTGATTATTTGGAAGAATTGGCTGATTCATTAGGATATGCCATTGCACCACAATATACATGGCAGACTATTGTTGATAAAGTTAATAACAATTCTATTGCACCATCTGATTTTCAAGATATGTTGGATGATTTTAATCATAACGTTGATTTGAATACGAATGCTAAGCAAGATTTCCACGGTGTGTTTGCAGATATGAACTTGGGGAATTCCCGTTTAGGTCAAACAACTGCTGCACGTGCTAAAGCTTTAACCGAAATCGTCAACTTGGTTGATGAAGTTGAGTATAAAGATGATGATGGCCACGATATTTTGGGTGATATTTATGAATATTTAATTGCTCAATTTGCAGGTAATTCTGGTAAAAAAGCTGGGGAGTTTTATACACCTCACCAAGTATCAGAAGTTTTAGCAAAATTAGTGACTCAAGGATTAGATCCTAAAGAAGATAAACCAAGTGTTTATGATTTTGCATGTGGATCTGGTTCACTGTTATTAACTGTTCAAGAACAAATCAAGAATCGTCGGTTATTTTATTATGGTCAAGAGTTGAATACGACAACATATAACTTGGCACGAATGAATTTGATGATGCATGATGTTTCTTACATGAACATGGATTTGCGTAATGCTGATACTTTGGAGAGCGACTGGCCAGACGGTATTGATGCTCAAGGTGTTGATCACCCAAGAAGTTTTGATATGGTCGTGGCAAATCCTCCATATTCAGCTCATTGGGATAACAATGATAATAAAATGAAAGATCCACGTTTTAAAGATTACGGTGGATTAGCACCTAAAACGAAGGCTGACTATGCTTTCTTATTACATGGTTTGTATCATTTGAGTTCAAAAGGGACAATGGCAATCGTTTTACCTCACGGAGTTTTGTTCCGAGGTGCTAAAGAAGAAAAAATCCGTCGAGCGCTTTTAGACAAAAATCAAATTGATGCGATTATTGGTTTGCCAGCTGGCTTGTTCTATTCAACTGGAATCCCAACGGTTGTTATGGTATTAAAGAAAAATAAAACTAACAAAGATGTTTTATTCATTGATGCAAGTAATAACTTTGAAAAAGGGAAGAATCAAAACATTCTTCGAGCAGAAGATATTGATAAAATTATGGATACTTACAATGAACGTAAAGATGTTGATAAGTATGCTCATGTTGCCGATTTCAAAGAAATTGAAGAAAATGATTATAATTTAAATATTCCAAGATATGTTGATACCTTCGAACCTGAACCAGAAATTGACCTTGGAGAAATAACAAAAGAAATAAAAGAAAATAATAAAAAAATTGAAGAAAATAAAAAGGAGTTGCTTTCAATGATGAAAGAACTCACTTCTTCGGATGAGAAAACGATGAATGATCTCAATGATTTTATTTCAATGTTGAATGATGAGGTGAATCATAATGGATAA